The genomic stretch CCTATAGTCAAAATTATCATATAAGAAGTCCAGTATTTCAGAGGACTTTAATGAGGATTAAAGTACTACTATAAACCTATAATTCTACGTATTTTTATAACAAAGATAAATTAACATCTAGTTTCCCAATGTTTTCTACCTGGTTTCTTAGAATAAAGCTACAAAGAACCTcataattttttgtcagttgagAAAAACTACATTAATATAGCTAAACTCCACAATTTACAATGAGTCTTCCAAAATAACCACAAGTATAAAAACTATTTACAAAGATGTCATTGTCTGAATCTAGACAACAGTTGTAAAGacaatgaacaaatgaaatataTGTAACATCAACAACTAAGTCTAAGGTTTATCACAGAAATCAGTTTGATTTAAACTTTACTATTTTACTTTCTAGGAAGATgaactattataaacagtaaaataaatgctaaatttCACTAATATGTCAGATGGCATATGGATCTCTGATTAAGGAAAATTAATGTACTATCAGTAGGAGAAATGTCAGAGATGACCTGCTTGCTAGGAATTCATTAGTCTCACATGTGTCTCAGCACAGAAGGCTGTGAACAACCTACGTATTCTTAGGgctcttcttccttagccatCATTTTATTTAcccttaaaaaatgtatattttacttttagtCAATAGACATATAAGAGATGAAATACACTAAGTTATAAAGGTAAGCCTGGGAACAGGCAGGGAGTGTTAGGAAGGTTCAGTGTGAGGCGCCATCCACCCACAGCAGTACCTACCTTAAACAGGGCATATGCTGTTAGTGCATTTCCACTCTGGGAATTTTTCAGAATGTTCACTATACTGTCAGGTAACCCAATAAGTTCTAGAAAAGGAACGACATTCACTCCtctaagaaagaaacagaaagtaatttatatgtatataaactttTGGGggtaattattttcaaaagattaCCTGAAAACATCAAAaccaaatttttgtttaaaagtcaGTTCTGCATCACCAAGCACACTCTAACTTCACTCTAAAGGAACAACGTGCATGAACACCAGCATCCCACTGTTCACAGCTCCTGCTCATGGACATCCCTCATTAGCACACTGAAAAAATAGAATCATTTATCAGAGCAAAATTAATAGCACTAGGTAACCTGAGAAAAAAGGATGAGAATCATTCACCTGATCTTGGAATCTTTAGTTCCTTAGAATGATCCAACTCAAACTTTTAAGACCtaattttcatctctaaaattaCATGTCAAACTACACTATTACCATAAAAGCAAGGGATATTAATAACATCACTTACTGTGTTATTATGCAAAGAATAAATGATTCTATGGGTTTGATAAAACTTCAATGATTCTAAAAAGATGCTTCTAATATCAGGCTCAGAAGGCACCTGAAGAAGCAATTACCATAAACTGCAAGAAATTtttgaagggagggagagaaggcagaTATAGTTTCTAATctagctgcagctgctgctgctgctaagtcgcttcagtcgtgtccaactctgtgcgaccccatagacggcagcccaccaggctcccccgtccctgggattctccaggcaagaacactggagtgggttgccatgtccttctccaatgcatgaaagtgaaaagtgaaagtgaagttgctcagtcgtgtctgactcttagcaaccccatggactgcagcccaccaggctcctcggtccatgggattttccaggcaagagtactggagtggagtgccattgccttctctgctaatcTAGCTGGTAAACCCTAATTGCTTTTTAGTTTCCCTGAGTGTTGAGTTTGCCACGCTGACATATTTGTGCTCTCCTGCTCTCTCCCTCATTATCCGTACTGGGTTAGCCAAATGTTTCCAAAACATTGCAGAAAACCCAAACTTTCTGATCAACCCAGTAGTTTTGCAGATGTTCTGCTTTCACCCTTAAATGACAAGGTTCTCATTCTGTGCTTCTCCTTCATAAGCACAATCATCACAGGAAACTTAACATATAGGATAGTATATAGTTAATACAACAGTACattatttaatgttaaaattCCCTGTATTGTCCCATGTCCCTTATCACTATCTTCTCcgtgttttccagtttttctccaGAAGTGCTACCCAGCATATTCTGTTGAGGAGGAAGGCAGGGTGTCTTTTTTTGACGCTGAGACTTTTGAAGCTCCTGGGCCATTCATGTGGTAGAACAGCCCCCCAACTTGAATTTGTCTGATTGTTTGCTCATGATTAGATTTGGGGTAAATGTTTCCTGACAAGAAAGCTGCAGAGCTGATTCTGCGCCGTCAGAGCATCACAGCAGGAGCCCCAGGATCAGTCAGTCCCATCCCTGATGTGAGTCTGACTTGTGGTTAAGGTCTGGTCTACAGGTTACTCCTCTGTACAAGTATTCTTGCTCTTTATAATAAAGAAAGGGAACAGCCtggattcattattattatactgGTTGTAATCTCCtagtttatttttaacattaaaaattaatttgtttaacTGGGAAAAGTTGTCCCTCTCTGATCTCACAATATAATACTAGGAGATCAGAGAACTTTTTGATCAGCTAAAATCAAATCAGATAAACCCAGCATCTAGTTGGCTGAATCGAAAACCTGTATTTAACACAACTCCAACATTACAATAAAATCATCTCAAAGATTACACAGTTAAGATTTACTGCCATTCAAACATACACTAATATTTTCTAAGTATGACTTGCCTTAGAACAAACTGACTTAATTTCTCAAGTGTTAAGGATCTAACAAAAACATTAAGGGCTGTTCTGGAAAGCAACACATCCTACCTAATGTAACTGAGCTATGTGATGCTGTAACAGAACTGGACCAGCAGTCATGGCTGGGCAATAGAGCTGGGTCTGGCAAACAAATTTCCATGCCTACAGAAAGCCAAAGGTAGGTGGTGATGGATGAGGGATAGGACTTTAAAGCCTAATAAATTAACATCACTAGATTATTTCAGGGTCTAATTTTTTGGTTATAGAACTTCTTTACTGaaagcaaggaaaaataaatggaaaaaagtacTCTTAATAGTCCAAATAAGAATCTCATATTCAATTAATTAAATTTCTCCCCCTCAGGTCAGGAGGCTGAATGCTTATTAAAAGCAACGTAgggaaggcaaaagaaacaaggaagaaaCTCATCATCAGTCACAAAACCAAATCAGAAAAATTCTCAATGGCTCCAAAAAGAAAATTTGGTATGTAGAAAGCCATTCATTAAATAGAAGAAATGAATGCCTAtgaaatttttatgtaaaatggtACACAATTTTAGGCTCCATTAAAAAACTACATGCAGTTCTGAAGATTTCTATATTACACATGTCCAGAAAATGTCATTAATAAACAAAAAGGTAACTCCATAAAATGCACATACAAAATCTCTGCAAAGAAAGGAACAACtgttaaagaaaatgatacaCAATGAAGAAGGAAGTAACTGAGTAACAAGAACAGAAGCACAGAAAGATacgaaaagaaacaaaatagcatcacacagattaaaaataatcctttttaGAACACTGGCAAAGAAACATTTCTAGACTTGTGTTTCCTAAGAAGAGTCTCCATTCcatcatcttttaatttagtaAAGGATAAGCTCTTTCCAACAAGTGAGCTTTATAATACTTAATACCTATCAAACATTAAATATAACCCAAAACTGAAAATCAGCAGTCTTTTGGAAAGTATAGAATAATTCTAAACCCACTAGGGGAGTTCCCGAAAACATCAAAATGGTCTTCACTGTGCATCTCGTTGCCTGCAGATGATGAGCACGCTGCCCGCTTGGTCACACCCAGGCCACAGCAAGAAAAGCCACACAGCACTCAGGGAACAGGCACACGCTGGCACACCCAGTTCTGCTGGTGGCAGAAACAAACTGGAAATCATAGGGAATCTGGCTTGTACGTGAAACTCCTGCTcctacaacaatgtgaataacACAACtcactttaaaagaaaggaaCAGTGTTTATCAAGAAAGGTATATTTAGAAATTCTATGTTTTAAGTGCACAACAAATCAACTTCCGATCAGAACAAAAGACTTTACCTTGACATTCATCAGATGTAACATTAAGGTATAAGTCTATAACTTGTTCATTTTTGTGTCTACAACAGATACAAGTCAGGCTTTGTAAAAATCTTACTAATTTCCAACCAAAATCATACATGTGGCAAAATAAGTTCTTTTCACAGTGATTAGCACTTTTAGCAATATCTTATTTAAATACAAAGCTAACTTATGGTGCTGTCAAATTTCTGGAATCGgttattttatttctgtgctaTCCTAGATGCTGATGGGACATAAGCACAGTGATTAAGATTTGAAATCAGACTGAGTTATTTTGGGGAAAAACTAAGTTATTTTGACTTATTCTTGTTTAATCTGCTCTCTACTTAATAAGATGGGTATAATTACATTACCTATTTCATATGGTTGctctgagaattaaataagatgataCAGTTAACAAAAATTTTAGTATAATATCTGCTGTACATAGTAAGCAAATGTTAGCTATTGTTattaaaatgtggaaaacagCTATGAAAAAGTCATCCTCTATCAGTTAAAGAcattaaagcatttaaaaaactatttaaaggCTTTCATTAGTATAATTAACATTCTGATAAAACAGGCTCAATCAAGCAGAAACTTACTTCATGGCTGCATAGTAAAATGTTCCAAACCAAACAGCAGAAGTTATTAGATGCACTGGAATCAAAACTTTTCCATACTGtctaaatgttttcttaaatcgTTGATAAAGACTAATAGATCTGTCTTGTAACGGAtcagggtcttcttttttttcggAGGGAGGTCCTGAGGACGTGGCACTGGATGACAGAACTCTCTTGGATAAGATATCCTGCTCCCACTGTTTATGATGAAAGACCCCTGGTTGGGATTGAACAGCAGTGAATGGCTTCCTTTCCTTTGCAACACACTGGGCAGTGGGTAAGTGCAGCCACCGTTTCTGAGGGCCTTGTACCACAACCACTCTGGATTCCAAGGTATACAAAAGTAACGGTCCCTTCATGTTTTGACAGTGTCCCAAAAGACCGGCTTTATGTGGTTCCATGCACGTCCTATGTGCCAGTCGGAATACAGTCTTTGGTACATTCCATTGCATTTTGAAGAATGGAGATTGATGGACCTCAGCTTCTATAGacactagattaaaaaaaaaaaattagattgtaCATAGATTTCCATTGTAAACCAATCCACTTAAACATAAATTGTTAACTATTAGGACGTTAAAAGACAGACACTGTTACCAAATCCACAGAAATTAATGTTAAGGTATATAGTTCTaatataccacaattttaaaatttcattaaaacacATCATTTAAATATGATACAGTAAACCACGGCAGCAGACATCATGAAGGGTAAGGTTTCAGGGCTGTTTTATTGCTACAAAAGGGATACCTGCAGGGCTTCTCTCATTCTACAAACAAGTAGTGTAATATAACAGGAAAATCAGATCTGGAAGTTAAAGAGTTGGGCTGTAATGTTTTGGGGTCATAATTCTGTGCAATTATCTCTTAGACTGGACTTGAGATGGGAATTTCAAGACCTGAATTCATCACTCTCCACATCTCCCTTCTCTGAAAACAGAATAACCAATCAGTCTCATTATACTTGTTTATTTGGCAAAAATGCTTTAAATCTTCTAATACATGGTCATCCAGAACCTGGTCTTTTGTTAAGTATCTGAGTAGTGGTATCCAGTGGTGATATCTTGCATATCTCTATTGTCACATCACATCATGGGCTACAGtgccttctttaccactgaaaataGTGAAGAGTGCTTTTAAGTCTATAATCAGATTAGAGCACCAATTCCAGGAACACCATAACCAATTCAGAAAATTCATCCTTACAATTCTGTTCCTTTAGAATCACTCTTAGTACCAAAATATGAATCAGAAACGTTCTCCAGAGATAttgaaacaacaggaaaaaacagATGTTTATCTACCTATctctatagggcttcccaggtggcgctagtggtaaagaacctgcctgccaatgcaggagacacagagatgcaggttcgattcctgggttgggaaggtcccctaaaggaggaaatggcaacccagtccaatattcttgcctggagaatcccatgggcagagaaacctggtaggctacagtccatagggttacacagagtcagacatgactgaagcgacttaacaggcACGCACCTATTTTTTGGCTTATCTCTATCTAGATAGATATTTCTATCTATTGGGTATCTATTATAAGGTTGTTTAAATAGATACATGTTTATGTTAAGGAACTAGCTCACACAACTGTGGGGGCTACACATTTGATATGTGTAGGGTAGATTTGCAGGCTAGAAACTCAGACAAGAACTGATGCCACagtcttgagatttttttttttcttcttgagatGCCTCAGTTTGAAATTTAGACTGAactgtgagtcccttggactgcaaggagatccaaccagtccatcctaaaggaaatcagtcctgaatattcattggaaggactgatgctgaagctgaaactccaatactctggacacctgatgcaaagaactgactcattggaaaagaccctgatgctgggaaagattgaaggcaggagaaggggatgacagaggatgagatggctggatggcattactgactctatggacatgagtctgagtaagctccaggagtaggtaatggacagggaggcctggtgtgctgctgtccgtggagttgcaaagagtcggacacgactgagtgactgaactgaaccgatagcCAGATCtcttgttaagttgctcagtcttgtccaactctctgtgaccaccaggcttctctgttcacgggatttttcccggcaagaatattggcttgccattttcttctccaggggatcttctgacccagggatcaaagccacgtctacctgccttagcaggcagattctttattaatgaactaccagggaagc from Bos indicus x Bos taurus breed Angus x Brahman F1 hybrid chromosome 24, Bos_hybrid_MaternalHap_v2.0, whole genome shotgun sequence encodes the following:
- the FAM210A gene encoding protein FAM210A, which codes for MQWNVPKTVFRLAHRTCMEPHKAGLLGHCQNMKGPLLLYTLESRVVVVQGPQKRWLHLPTAQCVAKERKPFTAVQSQPGVFHHKQWEQDILSKRVLSSSATSSGPPSEKKEDPDPLQDRSISLYQRFKKTFRQYGKVLIPVHLITSAVWFGTFYYAAMKGVNVVPFLELIGLPDSIVNILKNSQSGNALTAYALFKIATPARYTVTLGGTSFTVKYLRSRGYMSTPPPVKEYLQDKMEETKELLTEKMEETKDRLTEKLQETKGKVSLKKKVE